The genomic interval ACAAGAGCACAATGATGTACCTTGGCTGTATTTCCTGGCTGGTCTTCCTGGTCCCATGTCCCAGGGACAGGagaactgtttatttttattgcacttttaataaatattgaATATTCTCAAGgcaggtggttttgttttggtgttgttttttttttcctgaagtagtTTACTTTTTGGGAAAGTGACTTGACAGTTGATGCGGACAATGGGGCAGCCCCAGTGTGTCCCATCGCCAAACGCTGCTGCTCAGGGCCCCATTTTCACTTGCTTTGGCTCTTCCTTTTGGTTATGCGTGAGCGAGAGgttcagctgccttccagctaAACCTTCAGCCTGTGTTCCCAAGCCCACAGTGAGAAGGGGAGGTGCAAAGGGACAGCCCCCCCAAGGATGCTGTGGCAGACAATTGGGAGCAGTTGGAACTGTGGGAACATCTCTGTGGCCCAGTTGCCACCGTAACAATAGATTTTATAGGCTGAAGATGTTATTTCCCGCTCCCCTGCCCTTAGGTCCCATCAGTGGGAGCTGAGTGGTAACGAAGATGTGATGACAAAGCACTTCATCTGCACTAGTGTCTGTTTGCTGGGCTTAGCCCCAAACGCACCTCGGGTAAAATGGAAGTCCCTTCTCTGCCTTAAGTCTTGGTGAGTCGCTTTTTCCAAGAGCACGTTTAAATTGGTCCTGTGAAGATATCCCTTCAGTGGCAAGCACAGTGGAATGGACAGGGTGATACAAGTGAGAATCCCTGTGAAGCCCAGTGACTTTGGCAGAAGTTGTTAAGAGTGCCTGGAGTAGTTTCTGCAGACACATGGCTGGCGCAGATAATACCAGCCTGCAGCTGAACAACAAAGGTGTTGCAGATACAGCGCACAGCGGCTTTCCACGGGAGTTTTGCATAGCAACAGACTGGAGTTACTTCTGCCATTGCTTCAgccttttctatttcaaattaGATTTCCTGAAAACGGAGACTGGAAGCAACTTTCATCCAGCTGGGAAGAAGCAAAAGATGAGCAGTCTTTGCAGCTTCTCATTTTTCAGGTCAGGTCAAATCAGGTAGACACAGAGGGAAGTTGCATCTGGGGCAGCACCACCTAGATGGTAGTAAGTGTGGATTTACAGGATAAAGCTGCCCATGTGTGCAGCATTGTACAACGCTGGGACAGCTGATGTACGACCCAGAGTACAGACATGCCACCTGCTGTGTAGCTACCATGATTTGGGAATGCAGCTGGACTCGGGGCTGCTAAGCGaacacctccagctgcaggtaGGAAGGGAAATGTGGAGTAATTGCTACAAACTGACACCTTGCATTGTATAAAACCATAATTTAATACATACACATATGGTACTTACATAGAATGCCATCTTACATCCATGTGTTTgaatagaaaacatttaattgtaAGCCACTGTCATCATGAAGACTTTTGTTAATCACTGTCAGAAGATCACTggatcaaataaaaatataagtgTAAGAACTGGCCTGTGTCTTAATACTGACACGTTAAGATTAGGAGGGTAAAGCTCTCAAAAGATGGAACATCTATCGTTGTGGTAACAGTTTGTCTGTGAGTATGAATTAAGTTCACTGATGGTGTCACTCGAGGGGCGGGGTGGTACCACTGTGTCAGTGTCCTAACAGTGCTCACCCCCTGCCTTCAAAATCGCTTTCCAGGTAGGgatgagtgatttttttttaaagcgtCATCTTAGGGAAAAAATGGGTAGAAAGGCTGCTTTGTTCCGTTCAAAAGCTCACCAGAATAGCAGCACAGCCGGGAAGGGGGTAGCGGTGACAGACCCGGGTGTGTCAGCAGGAGGCAGCATTTGCACCACCAGCACTGAATAATGCCCTGGAAAATGTCCCAGGCATGCGGAATAAGGATAATTTTCATCTGCTTATACGACTCTGACATGTCTTTACCCTCcagttcccagctcctcttagGAATAATCAGGTAGATCCTTCAGTTTGCAAAAATAGCCCTTTAATTCCCTGAGGGAGTTAGAGGAATTGCACCCAGTGTCACCTGGGGTCCATCCAAGGCAGCACACGGTGGGTGCCGGTGCCACTCGTGGCAAACCTCCGAGGAACCTGCCTGTTGCTTGGAAGGCTCCGTTTCTATGGAGAGCTTGGCAGCAGGATGCTGAGGCAGCTCCTTGGAGCATTCCTGGGCTGGAGACGGCTTGGCAGGCAAGTGTTTCGGCAGAACTCCTGGAGGAGGATGCGTGTGTTCAAGCGCAGGCACAGGGGGAGTGTGGGGAGTGGGCCACAGGGTCTGCCAGCAAACAAGGAACATGCCTGGGGCATTGGTCCTGCCGGCCGCGcgtgctgcagggagggagctggcagcctCGCTGCTACTGGAAGGGGGGTTGTGTCACTGGTGGTGCCACTGTGGTGTGTTTAGGGGGAAGATACTCTGGCCTGCTCATTGCAACAGTCCTTGTGAAGCAGCGGAGGTTCCCTGTCTTCAGGGCACACTGGACTGGCCACAGAATGATGCAGAACAGGATGATGATCAACGCGGAGAGGAGGACGATGCGTTTCCAGTCATCGCACATGTCACAGCGGGACAGCCTCCCAGCTAACCCTGCCGGGGGGGCCTCCGGGCTTTCTGGCTTGCTCATGGCAACGTCAATGGAGATACACGAGTCTGGATTCTCAGGGTCGTCAGAAGACTGACGGCAGCAGAGCTTGGTCCCTTCCATCCAGAGCACCTTCTCCTGCTGGAGTTCGGGAGGCAGCGTGGCGAGGAGCTCCCTGCTGGTCTCCAGTGCTGGGGCACCTTCCTGAGGGATGCTGgtcagctgcctgcagaagggGCAGGGGAGCTGGTCCTCTGGCTGGTTTGGGGGCAGCCCCGTGCTCAGGCGGGCCACGCACTCCAGGCAGAACACGTGGGAGCACTGGAGCAGCTTGGGCGTCTTGAAGGTATTGTCGTAGGTGTTGAAGCAAATGGAACACTCAACAGGGGAGGTTGGCTTCGGAGATGTTGGGTTTGGAGACCCCGGCTTGTCAGTTGGGGACCTTGCCTTCCTCTTGCCATCTCCTGGGGAGGTGACAACGATGGGGCTGATGGGGATGGGGATTTCACTTGGAGATGTGGggactgggctggtgggggAGTCTGGTGTGCTGGAGTGCCACAGCTGCGTGAAGCACGACATGACGGAGCCCGAGGAAATGAACAGAGCCCTGGGAGACtctagaagagaagaaaaccacagcCTTCATTTCAAACAATTTGAACACACCCATCACCAGGCCTGTGTGTAACCCCTTAAAAGGAACAAAGAGCAAGTTCGTGACTTCCACGGCATCCTGAGCCTGGAAGAGATCCCTGCTAGAGACGAGAATGACACAGGTAGCCTGTTTGAAGCTGCGTACCGAAGGTGAAGTTAAACATCCTGCAAAGAAGCAAGCAACCAGCAGAGATCCACCATCCAGCCAAAGCCTTTTCACCAGAACCCCCATGGGCTTATAGATGGGTGCAGTCTTTCCCCATACATGCCTCCCTCTGGgcagaaaaaacacaacaaaaacctaCCCCGGCTGGTGCTCGCCGAAACctgagcagggaggagagcagaAGACTCCATGAGGTCAAGCAGGGACCTCGCTATGGCAGTCTCCCAGTGTCTGGGAGGCACTCAGATATTATGGTGGCAGCATGAGCAAGGCCTAAGAGACAGATAACGCTGTTCAGTTGTGGAGGTGATGAGGGGGAGGTTAATCTTTCTTGATGTGCTCTGACAGAGCTTTGTGCCTTGAATCATGGTTCATGCCTGGCAGGCAGGCGAGGCACCACCCGGTGATGCTGCCTGGTTTAGTCTGTCCACAGCGGGGTCTGAACTCCCCCCCCATATCAAAGGAGAACCCAAGGGAGGTGAGGAAACACCTTATCTTGCAAAGTTTATTTCATCCTTGACTCCAAGCAGCACAAGAAGCATTTCTGTCTTGTCACTGTgacacagcaagaaaagcaacattGAAGGAAATGGCCTTGGCGCCAGAGCAAGGGGAattctttgctgtttccttgTTGCTCTGGTTTCCCTAGGGAAACACAGTTCCTCCCTGTCCTCGGCCCTGGAGCAGTGCCAGCACGGCCCAAGCCTTGCTGTGTGCTGCCATGTGCTCTCTGCTTTGTTGTggtgtgcaggcaggagcctcGAGCTGAGCGGCTGATACGCCACTTCTAGCAAACTGGTTTACAATGCGCTCCAGTCTTTTCAGCAACCGAAGCGTTGCCCTGAACTCAAGTTATCCCTAGGCTAGACATGCAGCTTCGCATACATGCAGATATTCAGATATATACAACTTTTCAGCTATCAAGCACTTTTACCTGAAAGCAACTGTTCAGCTGGAGGAAATTCCCAGCGATGGCCCTGATGCTGTGTGCCTGGGGAACATTTTTGTAGCCTGTGTCACTGAACTAGCTAGGCTTGATTCTTTGTGTTGGGAGATTTACCGATGACAAGCCAGAAAGGTTCAGATTGCTGCTGTAATTATAGGTCTCCCATCACTCCAGCAGTGGCTCACCAGCATGACTAGAGACTCCACgtctcagcacagaaagctaaTTTGAGGTATCAGAAAGACTGCGTATTCCTCACATTGCACCAAAAAAGTCTCCATTATTTAAGAGTGAAGTATTCCCCCCTCTGCCATCACAGCTAGCATTGCCGGAGCTGGAACCAACTTTAAGaaccttccttctttttcttcccttattctaaatgaagaaaattttgtgAAGCCTCTCCTCAAGTTAAATTTTCAGTCACAGGCTATCTGCACATTTCAACAAGTTGTGatgggtttttaattttttttaaaatttttttctggctacAGATCACCGTGCATGTTTTAGCACAATCTGGCAGATGCTGATGAATTACAAATCCAGAGCCCAAgctggcacagaggtgagggAAAACCCCAGTTGTTTTGAgttaggttggttttttttttactaaatctgttttgcagaaCTGCATTCCCTACGCCCAGTTCTTTGCAGTCCCTCAAGCTTCAAGTGTTTGTCAGAGATGATGAGCAGCAAAACCAGTGGCAACCTGGTAACCTCAGAAAGAGAGAGCCTTTGCTTGCGCAAACTGTAATTTCGTAACCTGTGGGAAAAAGCTgttctgttggggtttttgctAGTTTGTAACGTGACAgctacagcaacagcagtgtTGTGATAGTAAACTGGAGGAAGTTTACTCACAACGGttgcttttaaatgaagataGAAGCTTTTGCCCATGTTTTGCCTTTGCTACAGATGATCGTGACACTATAGATGCTTCTTAGTTTTAATAACTTTTGAGTCTACTTACTTTTATCAATATTTTGGTGTTACGAGGCACCTTGGTCAGACATGACACAGGTAGTTGACTTAAACTGGGAAGATAAACTGGGAAGATACAAGGAGCAGGGCACAGAGTCATGGGAAAGACAGTTTAAACTCACGCTGCGCCGCACTGGACAGGTCAGCCTCTGCCCGCTGCTTGGGTCTTTTGGTGTGTTGCCGTAATGCTGatgctcagaaagaaaaaatgggtTTGGGCAGCAGCTAACGCAGGGACCAAGGTTTCTCTTGCACTCCTGCTGTACTACGAAATGAGAGCCGGCCACTAAAGCTGGAAAGCCCCAATGAAGACACGCAGTCTGGAATCTCAATAGAATTAGTTAGGGTCTGGGggggtttatttctttgtttttctattggccttttttttttttttctgcgcTACATGATcacatgatttatttattttttttaatataagacAATATCTTCAATTGTTCAGACCTGCACGGTCACACTGCATCCCCTCAGACCCTGCAGCTGTTTACCTCACTTTCCCAGCTCTTTACCTGGGCTTTCCAGAAACTTTGGGAACATCAGTAAATAACAAAACCATTCAGGAGAGACTTGTAAACTCAGATTTAAAACTAAGTACTTAAGTACTTTTCACTTCTCAACAAGTCCTAGAAAACCTACTTCCACACCATAAAACCAGACAAACGAGAGTACGCAGTTAAGATAGTGGCCAAAACTGTTCTGTAGCATGATTCCCTAATGGTATCTTTAACTCAGAGAGACTGAATACCCAGCAAGTTAAGAGGTGTACAGCAGATTAAAGTCTATAAATACCTGTTCAAGTGCTGTTTAGGAGGAGAAAAGCATGTTCTGGGCTCTTGATTTCTACCCCTGAAGAGTCTTCTCTCCAGAGGATTGTCTTAGGCTCAGGGTCTTTTGTATTTATAAGCTGCCTCCTGGTATTCGAGCTCCCCGGTAGCTTCCCGACTCGCTTCCAAGCACACAGAAGGTCTGGCAATACAAGTAACCTCTAACAGCTCCCGGTGTGCAAGTGGCCCTGCTGCTGTAATTCAAGTGTCTTTTATACCCTCCTGTCTGGAGGTGACTTACCTGCTCCACCTGCCCTTCCCCATCACCACTGAATCACTGCCTGGGCTGCGCGCTCCCGCTCCGGCCGGTTTGTGACAAACAGCAGGCAGGAATGCTCCTGATAAGGGGCAGCGCTGCGGGACACCCGGAGCCTGCCCGAGGGAAGCGATGTAAGAAATGCTTGTTCCTTCATCTTCGCTGGACTGGGGAAGGCCACCTGCTTTCTGACCAATTCTCACAGTTCTTCGATGACCTTTGAGAGTTTTTTTAATCGCCCTTCATAATCTGGTCCGGCTGGGTCAGATGTACTGGCCATGTTTTCATGGGGCAGCAAAtcttctggaagaaaatttcAGGGCACCTAAAAAGACAGATTCTCTTGTTTCTTCCTGAAGGGCAAATAATTTGAAAGTGCCTTAGATtaacagcagaaacaagatTCTGACAGTCAAATTTCTTGCGACtggttgagaaaaaaaaccctgttgcaacagaaaaatctggTATAAGTTTGAAAGCCTGAAAGCagtgcaaaaaaagcaaaaaagacttttcaaaacaaagttaaCCAAACCACTCTATATGATCGTATGTCTGCTTCAAGCTCCTATacaattgtttaaaataatactgtatGGCTTGTCACAGAGAAGGAATTTCATTCTTTGCAGCTTTCTGTAATAATTGCCATAGAGAAATATTATTTGACCTGCAAACCTTTTGTGGCTCAAAGGACATCAGTCCATGATCcggaaaaaagaagcaacaaatTTACACTCACACGCAGATAAGGAAATAAGTGTGTTTACGTGGTGGTGCGGGAAGTAACAGGCAAACATTCAAGGTTTAGTCTcgttctttttttattgcaagtactgcttttctttgttcGGTTCCTCAAAGAAACAACAACATGgtctgtggatttttttctgggtgGTGTCAGGAAGGCCTTTCCTAAAAAGTGGTTGAGAAACTTCACTCTAAAAACATATGGAACTGTATCCATCTTTTGGGACAGAGAAGTGTCTAAATCCCATAGACTTCAGTGGCAGTCAGATGCTTTGGCTTCCATGTTCTTCTAGTTCAGCTCACACTGCTCAGTTCTAGTGAGCTGAAATCCAAAAGGAGGCTGTTAAGAATAAAAGAAGCATGTGGAAATTGCCAacattttaaatcagttttagGATTAAAAGTAGGGTTACCTGATCCTTCCACAGTTAGAAGGATCTGGGCTAGAGCATTGCTCCTCCAGTGGACTCATGATGAGCTCCATGGGTGACTAGAAGACAAATGCCTCAGTGGAGAAAGCAGGTCAAGACTAAAActttcccagctctgcatcTCGATGGTAGAGCTCCTTCAGCGGAGCATGCGTGTACCACAGGGACAGCAACCCACGCACTGGGCTGAGTGGGGTACCAGCCCACTGTGCTCCCCCAACTATTTATGTCGCTGTTTGGGGTGAGTGAGGCCAGGAGCAAACCCTGTCTACAGCTGACAAAGCAGGATGTCTGATGAATGGAtgtaaatcagatttttaaaagtcttgcTCGCTTAGTCACTTGCATAAGCACTTTGGTGAACTGGGCTCAAAATTAACAGCCTTTCAGTAACTTGCTGGGGTACGTTACATTCGGTAACACACTGAGGAACAAAAGTCCTTGGCTTGGGTCTTGCTGAGACCCTTTTCCTGGTAGTCAGCGGAGCAATGCTGACTCTGTGGTCATGCTCTGAAGGACAGAGGCGCATCTGAAGCCCTTTACCCACCGCTAAGGCCAGGATTGCTGCCTGCAGCGAGCAGGCTGCGGCGCTGCGGGGTGTCAGCCTCTGCGAGGTGCCACCAGCCTCAACGTGACTGCTGCAGGGAACGGGATGAGCCCAGCCCAGAAGCTGAGCACCTGGGGCAAACTGGGCTGCCCCACACACGCCAGCACCCCACACATGCCAGCAGCCCACACACGCCAGCACCCCACACACGCCACACGCTCCTCCCCCTGCGGGGATACACTGCGTACCCAAGGACCCAGCCTGCGGAGACCCAGCGCCCTGCTGGGATGACGAGCAGGGCTTGGCTTCCAAAAGTGAGTGGGAGGCTTGCagttatttttatcttctgctCAGAGGAATAGACTGAGCATGTCGGAGGCTGCAGCTGGTCGTGGGTGGATCCCAGAGGGCTGGGAGCAATCACTTGTGGGAGCACATGCTTCATGTTTGTGCTTAAAGGAACAGTGGTGCTAAATGGAAGCAGTTACTTTATTAATACTGTTACTTCCTTGAACTTGTGTTACGCATGCACACCTCGGGTGCTTCTCAGAGGTATTCTCTGTGTGCAGAAACTACTTGTTCTAAACTGATTTTTGCTAAACCACGCAGGAATGAAGATGATGTGACTGGAACACCGGGATGAGATGTAGGATATATATTTCTCTGGTATAAGCACTGTGACCTtgagcaaaataatttccattaatGACTTCTGTGGCTCATTTCctatataaataattaattaggTGAATGAAATAGAAgttcagaaaaggaattttaagtCTTTGGTTTTTTGGTCATAGTCTTTGTCTGGATTGTGTGTTTAGATGGGAACCTGGGAGGGGTGGGTGTTGCCTGGTACATAGGGCTGGTCACAGTGGCTCCAGCCAGCGACCTGATGTAGGATCCCACCTGTATCGAAGCTTTCAGTTGTCAGACCCTCCCACCATCACCTCACCATATTTTACCAGCATCAGTAACCGTTGCCATCTCATCCGGGACTGTGGGTGAAGTGGTGAGGTCTTCTAAAGGGTATGTATTCTTTTCAGGAGGATTATTTCTAACAGCAACTACCAACTGGTTGAGGACATGACCATTTAAAAACTTGCAAGCCAGGCTCCTTATTGTGAAGCGAAGCAAAGTATATCGCGAAGTAATAAAAACAGACTGCTGGTGATAGCTTTAGGCTCTTTCGTCAGCTTGTCTTTACCTCTACTGCCCAAGTATATAAGTCTTTTCATTCTCACTGTAATTAATCTCAGTAGATAAGCTAAAGCCACCAAATAAAGAtgggtggaaagaaaaaatcaaaatcgGAAATGACCAAGCAAAGAGCAACAaactttttctgatttctttttcccttcaccCAAGGCTAGTGAGTTTCTCGTTATTAGGTACCACTTAGAACATCTAGTGGTGATAcctttttgttcatgttttggATATTGTTTACTGCTCTGCTTTGTTGAGCTATATCCTAAAGCTATTTATAAAGCCTGGAGGGGATTTAGAAGGCCTTTTGTGCTGGAGAAACCCAAGGGAGACGTTGCTACAGAAGAACACAAGTGTCAAGAGCCAAACTGCTTTAGAGTCAGCCCTTGCAGGACAAAACTCCAGTGCAGGTAGTGTTACTCCTGCCTACAAAAGACGTGTCTAGTAGGTTCATGGAGCTGCGCCTTACtttcaagggaaaaatacagCTATGGCTTAGGACAGATGTGCTGGTTTTAACTGGGTGAGAACAAGCCTGTCTAAGCCAAACACGCTTGTGCAACAGGGAACAGAAGTCTCTGCAGGGTTAAACGCTTACAGCAGGAGGATACAACTTAGACTATGTTTTCTGTTAGCTGACACATTCATGTGCCTGCTCCCAAACTACTGAAAACCAGTGAAAATATAcagcacacacccccccacacccagcGCCTGTGACTGGTGGCACAGGTCCCGCTCAGTAGCTGAGCTCTCCACCTTGCGCTGTTGCCTGCTCATCGGGTGCAGAAGAAGTGGTGAGACCCACTGCTGCCTGAGTTTTCCTGGCAAACAATTCTTTGGCCTCCAGCTAGTAGCACTTATTGGTTCTACAGCGTTCCTCAGAGTCAGGAGGCCTGATGCTCTATACAATTAATGCTCCAGGGTGGTAAACAGCACCATTAAGTGATGTTTCCCTAACTCGTGGAGCTCTCTTATTTGTCTGGCTTCACGTGCAGCTGGCTGCCTAACCAGGGAAGGCTTATCATTGGGGCAGTGTTGCAGTTTGCACCTACAGCTAGACTGGGCTATTTAAATTCCAAAGTACGCATTATGTACTGTCAGGAAAGAGCCTTGGTGAGTCATCAGATAAGCTAGACGGGAACTCACCGTGGGATACTTTTaatgtaattatattttatcCTTCTCTAGCTGTTTCTATCAGACAATCTCAAGACACTTCACAGACATAGTGAACTGAGCCTTCCAGTAACTGTCGAGGATATTATCTCATTTTACAGCTGGGGAGGTTTTGTGGCACATGGGAAGCCCAGTCAACACTGAGAAATGCTGTTGTGACCTCTGTGCAAGTGGCAATGCCTGGACAAGCCGTGCCCCTTGCAGCGGCCGAGTCACTTGCCAGAGCAGAGGGATAAGACTTTAAACAGGTGGTGGAGTGGGAAACACCGTCAGAGTTGTGCATTACCAACAAATGTCCACTAAGGTAGCTTAATATAGATTTTGAGAAAAAATGCTTCTATTATATAAAGCCACTGGCTGTGCCCCTCCGGTGACTCCTGTCCTCTTAAGTGATGCCCACCTTTACTGACTAGTAAACCGTGTTTCTGGAATCGTGTGCCTCTGTAGTTTAATTTCATTCAAACACTGGGTCTACCTGGCACCTAACTGCACTGTTCTTCGCTTCCTGTAGTCACCAGGGAGCACCACGATTAGATAATCATTACAAGGTACAGGTGCAACATAGCAATTTTGCTGATACTATATAACTCGTGACTATTACTGTTCAGTGGCTCGAGGCTGTGTGAGTCAGCCACTCACGGGTAGAGTCTCAAATAGCAAGAATAGCATCCATTCCCCAGACATAAGGTCAGGTCGTTTTTTCTAGTCCATTGTTTCTGAAGGAGTAAGTGA from Falco biarmicus isolate bFalBia1 chromosome 3, bFalBia1.pri, whole genome shotgun sequence carries:
- the RNF223 gene encoding RING finger protein 223, which gives rise to MESSALLPAQVSASTSRESPRALFISSGSVMSCFTQLWHSSTPDSPTSPVPTSPSEIPIPISPIVVTSPGDGKRKARSPTDKPGSPNPTSPKPTSPVECSICFNTYDNTFKTPKLLQCSHVFCLECVARLSTGLPPNQPEDQLPCPFCRQLTSIPQEGAPALETSRELLATLPPELQQEKVLWMEGTKLCCRQSSDDPENPDSCISIDVAMSKPESPEAPPAGLAGRLSRCDMCDDWKRIVLLSALIIILFCIILWPVQCALKTGNLRCFTRTVAMSRPEYLPPKHTTVAPPVTQPPFQ